The Stratiformator vulcanicus genome has a segment encoding these proteins:
- a CDS encoding prephenate dehydrogenase, with amino-acid sequence MHQNRSGSPGDPSQHIPTDGVVAIVGVGLIGGSIAAAIKAHHPGWTVVGFGRDPGRLDEAREAGLIDVAQEIDGPPTDPQADFAVVCTPVGRIAQDVRAIARHCRDGAVITDGGSVKATICRDAAGSLERGIEFVGSHPLAGSEKQGWRHASASLFQQKTCVVTPTAENSESAVSMVESFWRSLGANVASMSPQDHDRILALTSHLPHVTASALAGLIQAGDFDAFAGTGFRDTTRVAAGDAELWTQIFIANQKEVTAALDRFSEQLSRFRSAIEQQDSQAISDMLAAAAAARKRLDHECD; translated from the coding sequence ATGCACCAGAATCGATCGGGATCACCGGGTGATCCGAGCCAACACATCCCGACCGATGGTGTCGTCGCGATTGTCGGCGTCGGCTTGATCGGTGGATCGATTGCGGCAGCAATCAAAGCCCATCATCCCGGCTGGACGGTCGTCGGTTTCGGTCGTGACCCGGGTCGGTTGGACGAAGCCCGCGAGGCCGGCCTTATCGACGTGGCGCAGGAAATCGATGGTCCGCCGACCGATCCGCAGGCTGATTTCGCTGTCGTCTGCACGCCGGTCGGACGAATCGCGCAGGACGTGCGCGCGATCGCCCGTCACTGCCGGGACGGCGCTGTGATCACCGATGGCGGCAGCGTGAAGGCAACGATTTGTCGCGATGCGGCCGGTTCGCTGGAACGCGGTATCGAATTCGTGGGCTCGCATCCGTTGGCCGGGTCGGAAAAACAGGGATGGCGGCACGCAAGTGCGTCACTCTTTCAACAAAAAACGTGCGTCGTCACCCCGACCGCTGAAAACAGCGAATCAGCCGTGAGTATGGTCGAATCGTTTTGGCGTTCACTGGGCGCGAATGTCGCAAGCATGTCGCCGCAGGACCATGATCGCATCCTCGCATTGACCAGTCACTTGCCCCACGTGACGGCTTCCGCGCTCGCGGGGCTGATTCAAGCGGGTGATTTCGACGCGTTCGCCGGAACCGGTTTTCGCGATACGACTCGCGTCGCCGCCGGGGATGCCGAATTGTGGACGCAAATTTTCATCGCCAACCAAAAAGAAGTGACGGCGGCGCTCGACCGTTTCAGCGAGCAGCTCTCCCGCTTTCGCAGCGCAATCGAGCAGCAGGATTCCCAAGCGATTTCGGATATGCTGGCGGCCGCCGCTGCTGCTCGAAAGCGACTCGATCACGAATGTGACTAA
- a CDS encoding elongation factor G translates to MAVRHVDELRNVALVGHAAVGKTTLADRMLFKAGVIPQAGSVDDGTSFLDAEDEERSRHMSIFSHICHFAHNGTRINLLDTPGFPDFAGQLAGALRAVETAVVVIHACHGIEVNSRRGFQEAAQEGLARMILINDCDCDGADLKALLENTREMFGSECVPMNLPVGEGGSFKSVVSVLNSAEASASELPISFDEVRQMLIDAIVESDDKLMERFFDGEELSEQDLVVGATRAMLSGTLIPIFFASASADVGVAELMDALATYAPSPAKLPHQAVTADGRVVDLVPSEDGPAIGQVFKTRIDQYAGKLSYVRIFSGRLTKDATVTDFASGRTVKLHGLLDLQGGQQEGAEEAFAGDIVAVPKVEELHVGDTIGMNGAERQLPPIRFPKPVIGLAVEPKSRSDQQKISTALHRMEEEDQTFHFTRDDETNEMVIQGMSELHLKLVEERLHTREHVDIVTHTPRVPYRETVTGEATDSYRHKKQSGGAGQFAEVHLRVSQLPPGINPDEYFTKDRFEHLRHFHHDPDINFAFVDRVSGGSVPNQFIPAVEKGVREQMRAGVAAGYQVQDVCVELFFGKDHPVDSNENAFKAAGRNCFKKVFEQAKPTLLEPVVRAEITVPDETVGAVTGDISTRRGRVEGLEPAGNGLETITAVVPLAEMLTYARVLSSLSAGKGQFTMAVTQYELMPHHEQQKVLEPVGEK, encoded by the coding sequence ATGGCGGTTCGGCACGTTGATGAGTTGAGGAATGTTGCTCTGGTAGGCCACGCGGCGGTCGGTAAGACGACTCTTGCCGACCGGATGCTGTTCAAGGCGGGAGTGATTCCGCAGGCCGGTTCCGTCGATGACGGCACGAGCTTTCTTGATGCCGAGGATGAGGAGCGATCCCGGCACATGTCGATCTTCTCGCACATCTGCCACTTCGCGCACAACGGCACCCGCATTAATCTGCTCGACACGCCCGGCTTCCCCGACTTCGCGGGGCAGCTTGCCGGTGCCTTACGCGCGGTCGAGACGGCTGTGGTCGTCATTCATGCCTGTCACGGAATCGAAGTCAATTCGCGGCGCGGATTTCAGGAGGCCGCTCAGGAAGGTCTTGCCCGCATGATCCTGATTAATGACTGCGACTGCGATGGGGCCGACTTAAAAGCACTCTTAGAGAATACCCGCGAGATGTTCGGCAGCGAATGTGTGCCGATGAATCTGCCGGTCGGAGAGGGCGGCTCTTTTAAGAGTGTCGTCTCCGTTCTTAATTCGGCGGAGGCATCGGCGAGTGAACTGCCGATTTCCTTCGACGAAGTTCGTCAGATGCTGATCGACGCGATCGTGGAGTCGGACGACAAGCTCATGGAACGGTTCTTCGACGGCGAAGAACTTTCCGAGCAGGATCTTGTGGTCGGGGCAACGCGGGCAATGCTCAGTGGGACCTTAATTCCAATTTTCTTTGCCAGCGCGTCAGCGGACGTCGGAGTTGCCGAACTCATGGACGCGTTGGCGACCTACGCGCCGTCTCCCGCCAAACTGCCCCATCAGGCGGTGACCGCGGATGGTCGGGTTGTCGACCTTGTACCGAGCGAAGATGGTCCGGCGATCGGTCAGGTCTTTAAGACTCGAATCGATCAGTACGCCGGCAAGCTCAGCTACGTCCGCATTTTTTCCGGTAGGCTCACCAAGGACGCCACGGTGACCGACTTCGCGAGTGGTCGGACCGTCAAATTGCACGGGCTGCTCGATTTACAGGGCGGTCAACAGGAGGGGGCCGAAGAGGCGTTCGCGGGGGATATCGTCGCGGTTCCCAAGGTCGAGGAATTGCATGTCGGTGATACGATCGGCATGAACGGAGCCGAGCGTCAATTACCGCCGATCCGGTTCCCGAAGCCGGTCATCGGGCTGGCCGTTGAGCCGAAGAGCCGGTCGGATCAACAAAAGATATCGACGGCCCTGCATCGCATGGAAGAGGAAGATCAGACCTTCCACTTCACCCGCGATGATGAGACGAACGAGATGGTCATTCAGGGGATGAGTGAATTGCACCTGAAGCTCGTTGAGGAACGTCTTCACACCCGCGAGCATGTCGATATTGTCACTCATACTCCCCGCGTACCATATCGGGAAACCGTGACCGGCGAAGCGACCGATTCCTACCGTCACAAGAAACAATCGGGAGGAGCGGGACAATTCGCCGAAGTGCATTTAAGGGTTTCGCAACTACCGCCGGGTATTAATCCCGACGAGTACTTCACCAAGGATCGTTTCGAACATCTGCGGCATTTTCATCACGACCCCGACATTAATTTCGCCTTCGTCGATCGCGTCAGCGGCGGCTCGGTGCCGAATCAATTTATTCCTGCCGTTGAGAAAGGTGTTCGCGAGCAGATGCGAGCCGGGGTCGCCGCCGGCTATCAGGTGCAGGATGTGTGCGTGGAGCTGTTCTTCGGCAAAGACCACCCGGTCGACAGCAATGAAAATGCCTTTAAAGCCGCGGGGCGAAATTGCTTTAAGAAGGTCTTCGAGCAGGCGAAACCGACGCTTCTGGAACCGGTGGTGCGGGCCGAGATTACCGTTCCGGATGAAACCGTGGGGGCGGTCACGGGCGATATCTCGACCCGTCGCGGTCGAGTCGAAGGACTCGAACCGGCCGGGAACGGATTGGAGACGATCACGGCCGTCGTGCCGCTCGCTGAAATGCTGACCTACGCGCGAGTGCTATCGAGTCTTTCGGCGGGCAAAGGCCAATTCACGATGGCCGTCACGCAGTACGAATTAATGCCCCACCACGAGCAGCAGAAAGTGCTCGAACCAGTCGGGGAGAAATGA
- a CDS encoding DUF1549 domain-containing protein: protein MWRNRFIFICGLLAISAYVFGAAAIPEPISTAIPAAERSEAPEPKSGPTDGSFAQALADVEAELSARSSTAISIPVAEELTILRRLSLALHGTIPSLEEIRRFESDARPDRLDRATKQIIEDPRTADYVAERLSRSFVGTENGQFIVFRRDRFLNWLSTELNEGRPFNETVRDMISARGLWTDRPAANFITAAVTDDQIDNAELTGRICRAFLGQRIDCAECHDHPFAEWKQTDFEGLAAFFETTDISPLGIHEKSIAEIASQRATSEIGEPMVPFYSEGLTDGESPRDRLAAWIVDPQNKRFGRAVANRMWWLLFGRAYHAPVDDIPDPGDESTRLLDILGEDFATHQYDLRRLIRLIASTSAFRAASAIEGIDQSRFETAQDEWRIFPVSRLRPEQIIGSMLQAVQIRTADADDQFLFRLIRFVRERDFVDAYGDPGDEVPADASATIPQALLRMNGRFTRELTEANPFTGTGRISAFSSDVDTAVATAFLCVLTRRPHANELESIRPWMKQSDATFESSQLEDLMWVLMNSPEFAWTH from the coding sequence ATGTGGCGGAATCGATTCATTTTCATCTGCGGGCTGCTCGCGATCTCCGCGTACGTTTTCGGCGCAGCGGCGATCCCCGAGCCAATCAGCACCGCAATTCCCGCAGCCGAACGATCTGAAGCGCCGGAACCTAAGTCCGGACCGACTGACGGGTCCTTTGCCCAAGCCCTCGCCGACGTCGAAGCAGAACTGTCCGCCCGCAGTTCCACGGCCATTAGCATTCCCGTCGCGGAAGAGCTAACGATTCTGCGTCGGCTATCGCTGGCACTGCACGGCACGATTCCGTCACTGGAAGAGATTCGCCGTTTCGAATCGGATGCCCGGCCCGATCGTCTCGACCGTGCGACAAAGCAGATCATCGAAGACCCGCGGACGGCTGATTACGTTGCCGAACGCTTGAGCCGGAGTTTCGTCGGAACAGAGAACGGCCAGTTCATCGTGTTTCGCCGCGATCGATTTCTGAATTGGCTCAGCACCGAACTGAACGAGGGGCGGCCGTTCAACGAGACCGTGCGGGACATGATCTCGGCGCGGGGACTTTGGACCGACCGACCGGCGGCTAACTTCATTACTGCGGCGGTCACCGACGATCAGATCGACAACGCTGAATTGACCGGTCGCATTTGCCGAGCGTTTCTCGGTCAGCGAATCGACTGCGCCGAATGCCATGACCACCCGTTCGCCGAGTGGAAGCAGACGGATTTCGAAGGGCTTGCCGCATTCTTCGAAACGACAGATATCAGCCCACTCGGCATCCATGAGAAGTCAATTGCCGAAATCGCCAGTCAGCGTGCGACAAGTGAAATCGGCGAGCCGATGGTGCCTTTTTATTCGGAGGGATTGACCGACGGTGAGTCGCCGCGCGATCGTCTCGCGGCGTGGATCGTCGATCCGCAAAACAAACGGTTCGGCCGAGCCGTTGCCAATCGCATGTGGTGGCTGCTATTCGGTCGGGCTTATCACGCACCGGTCGATGATATTCCCGACCCGGGTGATGAGTCGACCCGACTGTTGGACATCCTCGGCGAGGACTTCGCGACGCATCAGTACGACCTGCGTCGGCTGATCCGGCTGATCGCGTCGACCTCCGCCTTTCGCGCCGCCTCCGCCATCGAGGGGATCGACCAGTCGCGATTTGAGACCGCACAGGACGAGTGGCGAATCTTCCCGGTCAGCCGCCTGCGGCCTGAGCAAATCATCGGATCGATGCTGCAAGCCGTGCAAATTCGCACGGCCGACGCGGATGACCAATTCTTGTTCCGTTTGATTCGTTTCGTGCGGGAACGCGACTTCGTCGATGCCTACGGCGACCCCGGCGACGAGGTACCCGCCGATGCGAGCGCGACGATTCCGCAAGCACTGCTCCGGATGAACGGCCGGTTCACCCGCGAACTGACGGAGGCGAACCCCTTCACCGGAACGGGCCGCATCAGCGCGTTCTCGTCTGATGTCGACACCGCCGTCGCAACGGCGTTCCTGTGCGTGCTGACCCGACGCCCGCACGCGAACGAACTGGAATCGATCCGGCCGTGGATGAAGCAATCCGACGCGACCTTCGAATCGTCGCAGCTCGAAGATCTAATGTGGGTGCTGATGAACTCCCCAGAGTTCGCGTGGACCCATTAA
- a CDS encoding DUF1501 domain-containing protein, producing the protein MSDFQPHPRLRSRRDLFRIALGGGLSFLLPPLSLRASEQRGVERPASLITVWLQGGPSQLETWDPHPGTKIGGPTRGIETSIPKIQIAEHFPRIAEQLRHLSVIRSLSSKEGDHERGTYAVKSGYRPDPTVTHPSLGSLVTQALPNKSLEIPSHVALASGTWPPVGGYLGAEYDAFKVSDPGGQMPHINPPVSTERQAMRVNGLDILNRSFARGRPGQLERTLQPETVRRALTMMNSEQLEAFKIEEETAETRAAYGEGRFGRGCLVARRLVETGVRAVEVTLDGFDSHADNFDAHVARANELDPALSQLVRELRERDLWQSTMLLCVGEFGRTPRINSLDGRDHWPHGFSCLVGGGGLRSGVVIGATDPEGGREPVDPVTVPNLHATILSRFGIDPDEELWTPIGRPLALSEGTPIERLLPAT; encoded by the coding sequence GTGTCCGACTTCCAACCTCATCCGCGACTTCGATCGCGCCGCGACCTGTTCCGCATTGCGTTGGGTGGCGGGCTTTCATTTCTACTTCCGCCCCTATCACTTCGCGCCAGCGAACAACGTGGCGTTGAGCGACCGGCATCGCTGATCACCGTCTGGCTACAGGGTGGGCCGAGTCAGTTGGAAACCTGGGACCCGCATCCGGGCACCAAAATTGGCGGTCCGACGCGGGGAATCGAAACGTCGATCCCGAAGATTCAAATCGCCGAGCATTTCCCGCGAATCGCCGAGCAGTTGAGGCACCTCAGCGTCATCCGCTCGTTGTCGTCCAAAGAAGGGGATCACGAACGCGGGACGTATGCGGTCAAGTCTGGGTACCGGCCCGACCCGACGGTGACGCACCCGTCGCTCGGCTCGCTCGTCACGCAGGCATTGCCGAATAAATCGCTCGAGATTCCCTCGCACGTCGCGCTCGCTTCCGGCACTTGGCCTCCTGTCGGTGGGTATCTCGGGGCCGAATACGATGCGTTCAAGGTCAGCGATCCCGGCGGGCAGATGCCGCACATCAACCCTCCCGTCTCCACGGAACGACAAGCGATGCGGGTCAACGGACTCGACATCCTCAATCGCTCCTTCGCACGCGGCCGACCGGGGCAACTGGAACGCACGCTTCAACCGGAGACGGTCCGACGGGCACTAACCATGATGAACTCCGAGCAACTCGAAGCCTTCAAGATCGAGGAAGAAACAGCGGAGACTCGCGCGGCTTACGGCGAGGGTCGCTTTGGACGCGGTTGCCTCGTCGCGCGTCGACTCGTTGAGACCGGTGTCCGAGCGGTTGAAGTCACACTCGACGGTTTTGACTCGCACGCCGATAACTTTGATGCGCATGTCGCCCGCGCAAACGAACTCGACCCCGCGCTGTCGCAACTGGTTCGCGAGTTGCGGGAGCGCGATTTGTGGCAATCGACGATGCTGCTGTGCGTCGGCGAGTTCGGACGCACTCCGCGAATTAACTCGCTCGATGGTCGCGACCACTGGCCGCACGGTTTCTCCTGTCTCGTGGGCGGGGGCGGCCTGCGATCGGGCGTTGTCATTGGTGCAACCGATCCGGAAGGGGGCCGCGAGCCGGTCGACCCGGTGACAGTACCCAATCTGCACGCGACGATCCTCTCCCGCTTCGGGATCGACCCGGACGAAGAACTGTGGACACCGATCGGTAGACCGCTCGCGCTGTCGGAGGGAACGCCGATCGAACGCCTTTTACCTGCCACTTAG
- a CDS encoding MotA/TolQ/ExbB proton channel family protein, producing the protein MSGSAVRPGKHGKTANQAVTHKPGKRGGQGSDLLPIMVGMVLTLGFYAAIPSLPAYREFVTRYFCGHPLEYVTAGLFFIGLAILGRKMLALGAERRAFRQIDEAAGEPLARTLRSLGLVDYLLAGIPPRARRTAIAGRLRDVSEYLDGNPTQNEVGGHLKYLAELAAERMHGSYAFLRTITWAVPILGFLGTVMGITIAIANINPEQLNSSLGEVTGGLAVAFDTTALALALSLVLVFANFMTERAEQRLLDDLEEFGISLSARLGAASAAGSPVMDAEAEMAERFSSEMQQLLGEQAAVWRESLELVRTRWVETINEQQTELAANLQSASMATLADHSRSLAAARHELIEAVNQSTGAITGSVDRFTREADERQTEQIAELRSLWTGISEQLGDSGDRLREHHAAMQAQTEQLSRLMSDEADLARLQQLLADNLATLQIGETFEDSINSLTGAVHLLTSKAGKRAA; encoded by the coding sequence ATGAGCGGATCGGCAGTACGCCCCGGCAAACATGGCAAAACAGCCAATCAAGCGGTGACGCACAAACCAGGCAAGAGGGGCGGACAGGGGTCCGACTTGTTGCCGATTATGGTCGGAATGGTTCTGACGCTCGGCTTTTACGCCGCCATTCCGTCACTGCCGGCTTATCGCGAATTTGTGACGCGTTACTTCTGCGGACACCCGCTCGAGTACGTCACGGCGGGGCTGTTCTTCATTGGTCTGGCAATCCTCGGGCGAAAAATGCTGGCCCTCGGGGCTGAGCGGCGTGCCTTTCGGCAGATTGATGAAGCCGCCGGAGAACCACTCGCCCGGACGCTGCGATCGCTTGGGCTTGTCGACTACTTACTCGCTGGGATTCCGCCGCGGGCGCGACGGACGGCGATCGCGGGACGGCTCCGCGACGTCTCCGAGTATCTTGACGGCAACCCGACTCAGAACGAAGTCGGCGGACATTTGAAATATCTGGCGGAACTGGCCGCCGAGCGCATGCACGGCAGCTACGCGTTTCTGCGAACGATCACCTGGGCCGTTCCGATCCTCGGATTTCTCGGCACCGTCATGGGAATCACAATCGCGATCGCCAACATCAATCCCGAACAACTGAACTCGTCACTCGGCGAAGTCACCGGCGGTCTTGCGGTCGCGTTCGATACGACGGCGCTCGCTCTGGCACTGTCGCTCGTTCTCGTGTTCGCCAATTTCATGACCGAGCGAGCCGAGCAGCGGCTTCTTGACGATCTCGAAGAATTCGGCATCTCGCTTTCTGCCCGGCTCGGTGCGGCATCGGCCGCCGGTTCGCCCGTGATGGACGCCGAAGCGGAAATGGCCGAACGGTTCTCGTCCGAAATGCAACAGTTGCTCGGCGAGCAGGCGGCCGTCTGGCGGGAGTCGCTTGAACTGGTGCGGACCCGCTGGGTCGAAACGATCAACGAACAACAGACGGAACTCGCGGCCAACCTGCAATCGGCCTCGATGGCGACACTGGCCGATCATTCTCGGTCACTCGCCGCAGCCCGGCATGAGCTCATTGAAGCCGTCAATCAGTCGACCGGTGCGATTACCGGCTCGGTCGATCGCTTCACTCGGGAAGCGGACGAACGTCAGACCGAACAAATCGCCGAACTTCGCTCGCTGTGGACCGGTATCTCCGAGCAGCTCGGCGACTCGGGCGACCGCCTTCGAGAGCATCATGCGGCGATGCAGGCTCAGACCGAGCAACTTTCTCGACTGATGTCGGACGAAGCTGATCTGGCTCGATTGCAGCAGCTTCTGGCCGACAATCTGGCCACGCTGCAGATCGGCGAGACGTTCGAAGATTCGATCAACAGCCTCACCGGAGCCGTGCATTTGTTGACAAGTAAGGCGGGCAAGCGGGCCGCGTAG
- a CDS encoding DUF1598 domain-containing protein, which yields MIFELRSGHPYKRCCYRLMLLVAIASAGTLSFAQTGGGGAGGGGAGGGGAGGGGAGGGGGTGGGGAGGGGSVGGGIFVDRDGLMTSAVQGNRVPRLDARRARAYVSERLSEDVARSSESRKVSLVRLENAVAKRLVAGEAISEEMAFLAGLTRIEHVFLYPETGDVVISGPAEPFAPDSAGRITSVESGRAPLRLEDLVVAIRSADQSNSVGCSIDPVPSKLADLKRWIAANSTPAPPAIAAGRFLTMAKVLGNQVVSVHGVPADSRFASVLVEADWVMKKVASGLLPSGTRRVPSHLAMLRPGGNAMQRWWFVPRFESIVRNEAGTAFELAGPRLKLLSQDEVVDDAGNRSNALSTDASTERFARLFSEHFEELAAVHRSFAELQNLVDILLLTALLEEPQIGGAVGWSMPVFKQDSRFPITKTPVPKWVASTANAKRAGTGTVVGIIAGGVSIRPAALVRSAKPVTDGSKLSDRRQRAMEASDNWWWD from the coding sequence ATGATTTTTGAACTTCGCAGCGGGCACCCGTATAAGCGGTGCTGTTACCGATTGATGCTGCTTGTCGCGATCGCTTCGGCCGGGACGCTCAGTTTCGCCCAGACCGGCGGTGGTGGCGCGGGTGGCGGCGGCGCAGGTGGTGGGGGTGCAGGCGGCGGAGGAGCGGGTGGTGGTGGAGGAACCGGCGGCGGAGGAGCCGGTGGTGGAGGAAGCGTCGGAGGAGGAATTTTTGTCGACCGTGACGGCTTGATGACCTCGGCGGTTCAGGGCAACCGCGTGCCGCGGCTCGACGCGCGACGAGCCAGAGCTTATGTCTCCGAACGACTGTCCGAAGATGTGGCTCGCTCGAGCGAATCGCGAAAGGTGTCGCTCGTTCGATTGGAGAATGCGGTCGCAAAGCGGCTGGTCGCAGGTGAGGCAATTTCGGAAGAGATGGCGTTTCTCGCCGGCCTCACGCGAATCGAACACGTCTTTCTCTATCCGGAAACCGGAGACGTTGTGATTTCGGGACCGGCCGAGCCCTTTGCCCCCGATTCTGCGGGGCGAATCACGTCGGTCGAATCGGGCCGGGCCCCGCTGCGATTGGAAGACCTCGTGGTCGCGATTCGCTCGGCTGATCAATCGAACTCGGTCGGTTGCTCGATCGACCCGGTTCCAAGCAAACTCGCCGACTTGAAGCGTTGGATCGCCGCTAATTCCACACCGGCGCCTCCGGCCATCGCAGCCGGGCGATTCCTCACAATGGCAAAGGTCCTCGGCAATCAGGTCGTGAGTGTGCACGGCGTCCCGGCCGATTCACGGTTCGCCTCGGTGCTGGTGGAAGCCGACTGGGTCATGAAGAAGGTCGCCTCGGGACTCTTGCCGTCGGGGACGCGGCGGGTGCCGTCTCATTTGGCGATGCTGAGACCCGGAGGGAACGCGATGCAGCGGTGGTGGTTCGTGCCACGTTTCGAGTCGATCGTGCGAAACGAGGCGGGGACGGCGTTCGAGCTGGCCGGTCCGCGATTGAAGCTGTTGTCGCAGGACGAGGTCGTGGATGATGCGGGCAATCGATCGAATGCGCTCTCGACCGACGCTTCGACCGAGCGATTCGCTCGGTTGTTCTCCGAGCACTTCGAAGAACTCGCGGCGGTCCATCGATCGTTCGCCGAGTTGCAGAATCTGGTCGACATACTGCTGCTGACGGCACTCTTGGAAGAACCGCAGATCGGCGGCGCGGTCGGGTGGTCGATGCCGGTCTTCAAGCAAGACTCACGCTTCCCGATCACGAAAACACCCGTTCCGAAATGGGTGGCCTCGACCGCTAACGCCAAACGGGCCGGCACCGGAACGGTTGTCGGAATCATCGCGGGCGGTGTCTCGATTCGTCCGGCCGCGTTGGTCAGGTCGGCCAAGCCGGTGACCGACGGGTCGAAACTATCGGACCGCCGCCAACGCGCGATGGAAGCGTCCGACAACTGGTGGTGGGACTGA
- a CDS encoding outer membrane protein assembly factor BamB family protein has product MRRPAGLFGPLILFLACCGCGGSRAPADTPETSGLAAESETLRTSGAGGTHANASQSDWTMFRGGDGNGLVESANLPVDINADSDVVWRTPVHGRGWSSPVVLEGTIWLTTATEDGRSMSVLAIDATDGTVIHDRVVFENESPNFSHPTNTYASCSPVVESGRVYVHFGRYGTACLDSKSAETLWERRDILYDDFRGPASSPILQDGRLYFSCDGVDVQYVICLDARTGETAWKVDRRIDYESDNPDRYKAYSTPAIFEVDGRLQLVSPAAMETVAYDPKSGDELWRVRHGGMNAGLRPVMAKGLIMVTAGDGGTSLVAIDPTEIDSDGYAKVVWSNGRMVPKRSSPIVVGELLLMVSDDGIVTCRDVISGEEFWKERIRDDFWSSPVSDGERVLLCGKDGTVAVVAAEREYELLSKTQFPEGFNATPAIADGAIFLRSISHLYRINQATE; this is encoded by the coding sequence CGGCGCCGGTGGAACTCACGCGAATGCCTCCCAATCTGATTGGACGATGTTCCGCGGGGGCGACGGGAACGGCCTCGTCGAAAGTGCCAATCTCCCGGTCGACATTAACGCGGATTCGGATGTCGTCTGGAGAACTCCTGTGCACGGACGCGGCTGGTCCTCGCCGGTCGTGCTTGAAGGGACGATCTGGCTCACGACCGCGACCGAAGACGGCCGCTCGATGTCTGTACTCGCGATCGACGCGACCGATGGCACTGTGATTCATGATCGGGTCGTGTTCGAAAACGAATCGCCAAATTTCTCGCATCCGACCAACACGTATGCGTCCTGCTCCCCGGTCGTTGAATCGGGACGCGTCTACGTGCATTTCGGTCGTTACGGGACCGCGTGCCTCGACTCGAAATCGGCCGAGACGTTGTGGGAGCGACGGGACATTTTGTACGACGATTTCCGGGGACCGGCCTCGTCTCCGATTTTGCAGGACGGCCGACTCTATTTCAGTTGTGACGGGGTCGATGTGCAGTACGTCATTTGTCTCGATGCCCGGACCGGTGAGACCGCTTGGAAGGTCGATCGCAGAATCGATTACGAATCAGACAATCCCGATCGCTACAAGGCCTACAGCACGCCCGCGATTTTCGAAGTCGACGGCCGGCTTCAATTGGTCAGTCCCGCGGCGATGGAGACGGTGGCCTACGATCCCAAGTCCGGCGATGAATTATGGCGCGTCCGCCATGGCGGCATGAACGCGGGGCTGCGGCCTGTCATGGCAAAGGGACTCATCATGGTGACCGCCGGAGACGGGGGAACGTCGCTTGTGGCGATCGACCCGACCGAAATCGATTCGGATGGCTATGCCAAAGTCGTCTGGTCCAATGGTCGCATGGTGCCGAAACGGTCATCGCCGATCGTGGTCGGCGAGTTGCTGCTGATGGTGTCGGACGATGGCATCGTGACTTGCCGCGATGTCATCTCGGGCGAAGAATTCTGGAAGGAACGCATTCGGGACGACTTCTGGTCCTCGCCTGTCTCCGACGGCGAACGCGTGCTGCTGTGCGGTAAGGACGGAACGGTCGCCGTCGTGGCGGCTGAACGTGAATACGAACTTCTGTCGAAAACGCAATTCCCCGAAGGCTTCAACGCGACCCCGGCGATCGCGGATGGGGCGATCTTCTTGCGTTCGATTTCGCATCTGTACCGAATTAATCAGGCAACAGAATGA